In Anaerolineales bacterium, one DNA window encodes the following:
- a CDS encoding glycosyltransferase family 4 protein, protein MKIALLSEKYTPDLGGLAISTGRLGELLASAGHDIRLFIPTSTLPATLQQTQPSSGVHLTRFGAHKRVDDTLVDWFELIVEEHKREPFDVIHAYFLPQAGFVGTYSGKYLGVPSVVSIRGNDIERAAFDPSKFSHVMYALQNAEAVTTNANELAKKAKAFVDRDVQLIPNGIDVERFKPMERHLLLGESLGMPTPWTFVHGYSYAAPSGLEGSSAPFVYQHDGSSSGVPVIGFVGELREKKGLATLLSGYAQVNKKRPVTFLIVGQVRAGADEQALAEFRSANPDGRIIITGHVPHKYLPAYYSLIDVFVHPSLRDGMPNALLEAMACEKPVIATPVGGAVDVIRDGKNGIFINVNDANTLAGNILDLLDDPEKRAALGKNARESIMNRFTPEKELRANLDVYRTIGVKV, encoded by the coding sequence ATGAAAATCGCCTTGCTTAGCGAAAAGTATACACCAGACCTCGGCGGTCTTGCAATCTCAACAGGACGATTGGGGGAGCTGCTCGCCTCGGCCGGACATGACATCCGCCTCTTCATCCCAACCTCCACCCTGCCAGCCACCCTCCAGCAGACTCAACCTTCAAGCGGAGTCCACCTCACACGCTTTGGCGCACACAAACGCGTGGACGATACACTTGTGGATTGGTTCGAACTCATTGTTGAAGAACACAAACGCGAGCCGTTCGATGTGATCCATGCGTATTTTCTTCCGCAAGCGGGATTCGTCGGCACCTATTCGGGGAAGTATTTGGGTGTTCCCAGCGTCGTATCCATCCGTGGCAATGACATTGAGCGCGCCGCATTTGACCCGTCCAAATTCTCGCATGTAATGTATGCACTTCAAAATGCGGAGGCAGTGACAACAAATGCCAACGAACTGGCGAAGAAGGCAAAAGCGTTCGTTGATAGAGACGTGCAGTTGATTCCAAACGGGATTGATGTTGAGCGATTCAAACCAATGGAGCGACACCTGCTTTTAGGCGAGTCGCTCGGCATGCCAACGCCGTGGACCTTTGTCCACGGCTATTCCTATGCAGCCCCTTCGGGGCTTGAGGGCTCTTCAGCACCCTTCGTATATCAGCACGACGGTTCATCGTCGGGCGTGCCCGTAATCGGCTTCGTTGGCGAACTGCGCGAAAAGAAGGGACTGGCTACCCTCTTATCTGGCTATGCGCAGGTCAATAAAAAACGACCCGTCACGTTCTTAATCGTCGGGCAGGTAAGAGCTGGAGCGGATGAGCAAGCCCTGGCGGAGTTCCGAAGCGCGAATCCCGATGGTCGAATCATCATCACAGGACATGTCCCCCATAAGTATCTGCCTGCCTACTACTCGCTGATTGACGTCTTCGTTCACCCTTCATTACGAGACGGAATGCCCAACGCCCTGCTGGAAGCGATGGCATGTGAAAAACCTGTCATTGCCACGCCCGTCGGCGGTGCAGTGGATGTGATTCGAGATGGAAAGAATGGTATCTTTATAAACGTCAATGATGCAAATACACTGGCAGGGAACATTCTGGATTTGTTAGATGATCCTGAGAAGCGTGCCGCACTCGGCAAAAACGCGAGAGAATCCATCATGAACAGGTTTACGCCAGAGAAGGAATTGCGGGCTAATTTGGATGTGTATCGAACGATTGGAGTGAAGGTTTAA